A single genomic interval of Streptomyces sp. BA2 harbors:
- a CDS encoding type I polyketide synthase, protein MTALRPLPDLLREHARRFGSKTAFQDALSQVTYGELELRTGRLAGHLVGLGLRHGERAAILLGSRVEAVESVLAVTRAGAVGVPMDPRSTTAELAHLLDDSGALVLFTDRNSLEQLQPLLRERPLLGVVLVEDAGARDGSPAAETAAAAETSGGSARVAGILRYAALAVTEPPVPAPDDLGLDEVAWLLYTSGSTGLPKGVLSTQRHRLSSVASGFVDVLGLSADDRLLWPLPLHHAMGQLLCVLGVTATGASAKLLPRFSVTDVLAELRRTEDPFTLLAGVPAAYRKLVDAVGDGGLGAPALRGCVSGGATAPPAFQRAFEEVCRVPFLDHYGSTEAGPVTMTAPGAARTAGSCGRVLPGMRARIGDGCDSEAPGEGGEEGEKEGELWVSGPGVMAGYHQRPDDTAEVLRDGWYRTGDLARIGTDGEITLTGRVSELIIRAGENIHPSEVEAVLLALPGIQDAAVAGLSDDVHGEVPAAYLVPAHAGALDRREILAACREHLSPFKVPAAFYEVEAIPRTASGKVKRYTLADVSARPLPPQALTPQEVETTDLTALVRAEVAAVLGCAVDEVEQSTAFRDLGLDSLTSTALRDRLATATGLSLSEAAPFDFPTAAELAAHLRARLAGGTVTATPSRPAETAGSDEDPVVIVGMACRFPGGVQNPEDLWRLVEDGIDAITPFPTDRGWDVDGLYDPDPGQPGRTYVREGGFLSGVDRFDPAFFGISPREALAMDPQHRLLLEVAWEAFEHAGIDPGTVRATPTGVYAGLMYSDYASRLARTPERVEGYLGIGNAGSVASGRIAYTLGLEGPAVTVDTACSSSLVALHLAAQALRRGECSMALAGGATVMSAPHSFVEFSRQRALAPDGRCKAFGAAADGTGWAEGAGMLLMTRLSEARRAGHRVLAVVRGSAVNQDGASNGLTAPHGPAQQRVIRQALADAGLAPADIDAVEAHGTGTRLGDVIEAKAFLEAYGPEAGGQEAGGQAGTREHPLWLGSAKSNIGHTQAAAGMAAVMKMVQAMEHGVLPRTLHAEQPNPGVDWSSGAVSLLTRSRPWPRTGRPRRAGVSSFGISGTNAHVVIEQPPVERSGAGAPGRSDSGTTATQVPARSVPGAAVSFPVSARSAPALRAQAQRLHAYVAERPGTDLLDLGFSLATTRSHFEHRAVPVARDREELLASLEALAEGRYRPGLATSGPRPAGPVVFMFTGQGSQRTGMGRELYEAHPVYARSFDEICALLDPLLPEPLRDVVFAAETAESADTAENIEGDGTGSAECVGGSRAGVLGGLGALLHTTRFAQPALFALEVSLFRLLESWGVRPDMVAGHSVGELAAAHVAGVLSLADACTLVAARGRLMDALPTGGAMASVQANESEVTSYLAGGADRTRGVDSAPRVDISAVNGRSVVVSGDESAVLEAIAYWREQGRETTRLRVSHAFHSAHMEPMIDAFGLVAQGITYSPPQLPFVTAVVDRPATTEEICSPRYWVDHVRRPVRFADSVRYLRERGATHFVELGPNSVLAGLARDCLSGRRPTATADEATANAATADPAAVASGDGTDGPEPLVVPTLRGPRPEAAALLATVAALHAHGVDVDWRAVFAGRGARHTALPTYAFQRERYWLEADSAGSATAADSSTSAAEPGPEPHPFLRAVTSTADDDGLLLSGRLSLGDQPWLADHAVLDTVLLPATAFVDMAIHAGDRTGASTLEELTLTAPLVLSPDEPVELQVKVARADAEGRRAVVFHARTHAPGYDDRPWTRHASGVLTPADFSLPEQRASTDSPSPWPPAGAVPLPLGTEAGIGLYEGLAHGGLRYGPAFQGLRAAWRLGDDLLAEVELPEGEHVNAGLFTLHPALLDSALHTLTLDQYQSVPEGDRGSGTGAGLSLPFAWSGVRLHASGARALRVRVSRAKRETEGKAKGKSVRLELTDEAGAPVATVHSLTLRPLAPEQLSGVRAHSDSLFRLEWTPLPDSAAPVPTRPAGPPLYGLLGEPSPELSGALAQLGIRPTVYTDPASAAPDAPAVVIACPPLTRVDEPDRASAAHRATGWALRLVQNWLAEDRLANSRLAVLTSGAVTSGLVTSGVITPGADPDASITNDDAALVHAPVWGLLRSAQTENPGRFSLIDIDDHPESAGALARALMSTEPQTAIRHGVAYVPRLVRATQAATATPVTATAAAADGAPRRLHPDGTVLVTGGTGSLGMLFARHLVVAHGVRHLLLVGRRGADAPGAAELGADLTGLGAEVTFAACDVADRTALAALLASVPEAHPLTGVVHTAGVLDDGVVPALTQERLDRVLRPKVDAGLALHELTRSCDLAVFALFSSVAGVFGSGGQGNYAAANSFLDALAQHRRVLGLPGTSLAWGPWQQSGGMTAGLRGADLRRMARSGFLPLRTEEGLSLFDAAIEGQEAALVAARLDPAAAAASADPGAPLSRVPGRGPVRRASASLAGPGTGGEDSLRRRLAAMPAVERGALLLSQVRAEAALALGHGSGDCAVEADRALAELGLDSLAAVELRNRLAALTGLALPATLLFDYPTPRAVAAHLDELWSLNTPESSGALAAPQRQEGASLSTSAPKATNAADSLSALFRTACARGKAWDGMALLTIAARLREVFEDAAVLGSPPAAVTLATGGSGTRLICFPALSALSGPHEYTRLGSALQDRRPVSVLPNPGFLPEELLPATLDAFVAAQASAVHACVGDEPFVLLGRSAGGWVAHAVAEKLESMGLIPSAVVLIDTYPGAESSSGGPGGDGPALSAMTAGMLENASQFASVETDRLTAMAGYLELYAGWKPASLSAPTLFVRAGDRLPGIEAAEPWNLPHFEITVPGDHFTVLEDHSRTTALAIHTWLSEHLRVDAS, encoded by the coding sequence ATGACCGCCCTCCGCCCCTTGCCTGATCTACTACGGGAGCATGCCCGGCGTTTCGGTTCCAAGACCGCCTTCCAGGACGCCCTTTCCCAGGTGACCTACGGGGAGCTGGAACTGCGAACCGGCCGGCTGGCGGGACACCTCGTCGGCCTCGGTCTGCGGCACGGGGAACGAGCGGCGATCCTTCTGGGCAGCCGGGTGGAGGCCGTCGAGAGCGTCCTCGCCGTCACCAGGGCGGGCGCGGTCGGGGTACCGATGGACCCGCGGAGCACCACCGCCGAGTTGGCACACCTGCTGGACGACAGCGGGGCCCTGGTCCTCTTCACCGACCGCAACTCCCTGGAGCAGTTGCAGCCGCTGCTGCGCGAGCGCCCCCTGCTTGGCGTGGTGCTCGTCGAGGATGCCGGGGCACGAGACGGATCACCGGCAGCGGAAACGGCAGCGGCAGCAGAGACGAGTGGCGGTTCGGCCCGCGTAGCGGGCATCCTCCGCTACGCCGCCCTGGCCGTCACCGAGCCGCCTGTGCCGGCTCCGGATGATCTCGGGCTCGACGAGGTGGCCTGGCTCCTCTACACCTCCGGGTCGACCGGCCTGCCCAAGGGGGTGCTGTCCACCCAGCGCCACCGGCTGTCGTCGGTGGCGTCCGGTTTCGTCGACGTCCTCGGCCTGTCGGCGGACGACCGCCTGCTCTGGCCCCTCCCCCTCCACCACGCCATGGGGCAGCTCCTGTGCGTCCTCGGGGTGACCGCCACGGGCGCGTCCGCCAAGCTCCTTCCGCGGTTCTCCGTGACGGACGTGCTGGCTGAACTCCGCCGGACCGAGGACCCTTTCACGCTGCTGGCCGGTGTGCCGGCGGCGTACCGCAAGCTCGTTGACGCCGTAGGGGACGGAGGCCTTGGGGCGCCCGCCCTGCGTGGCTGCGTCAGCGGGGGTGCGACCGCTCCTCCCGCTTTCCAGCGGGCTTTCGAGGAAGTCTGCCGGGTTCCGTTCCTCGATCATTACGGAAGCACTGAGGCGGGGCCCGTCACCATGACGGCGCCGGGCGCCGCCAGGACGGCCGGCTCCTGCGGCCGTGTGCTGCCAGGTATGCGGGCGCGTATCGGCGACGGCTGCGACTCCGAAGCCCCGGGAGAGGGCGGGGAAGAGGGCGAGAAAGAGGGCGAGTTGTGGGTCTCCGGGCCCGGTGTCATGGCCGGTTACCACCAGCGGCCCGACGACACCGCCGAGGTCCTGCGCGACGGGTGGTACCGCACCGGTGACCTGGCCCGGATCGGCACCGACGGTGAAATCACCCTCACGGGCCGGGTCAGCGAGCTGATCATCAGGGCCGGGGAGAACATCCATCCCTCCGAGGTGGAGGCGGTGCTGCTGGCGCTGCCGGGAATACAGGACGCCGCCGTGGCCGGCCTCTCGGACGACGTACACGGTGAGGTCCCGGCTGCTTACCTGGTTCCGGCGCACGCCGGTGCCCTCGACAGGAGAGAGATTCTCGCCGCCTGCCGGGAACACCTCTCACCGTTCAAGGTGCCCGCCGCCTTCTACGAGGTGGAGGCGATCCCTCGTACCGCCTCGGGCAAGGTGAAGCGGTACACCCTCGCAGACGTGTCCGCGCGCCCTCTGCCGCCCCAAGCCCTCACGCCGCAAGAGGTGGAGACGACGGACCTGACGGCTCTGGTGCGGGCCGAGGTCGCCGCCGTGCTCGGCTGCGCCGTGGACGAGGTGGAGCAGAGCACCGCGTTCCGTGACCTGGGCCTTGACTCATTGACGTCGACGGCGCTGCGCGACCGCTTGGCGACGGCGACCGGGCTCTCCCTGTCCGAGGCCGCGCCCTTCGACTTCCCCACCGCTGCCGAGCTCGCCGCACATCTGCGGGCGCGGCTCGCCGGTGGGACGGTGACTGCCACGCCCAGCCGTCCGGCAGAGACAGCTGGTTCGGACGAGGACCCCGTGGTCATCGTCGGCATGGCGTGCCGTTTCCCCGGCGGCGTACAGAATCCCGAGGATCTGTGGCGGCTGGTCGAGGACGGGATCGACGCCATCACCCCCTTCCCCACCGACCGGGGGTGGGACGTGGACGGGCTGTACGACCCGGATCCCGGGCAGCCAGGACGTACGTACGTACGCGAGGGAGGCTTCCTGTCCGGCGTCGACCGCTTCGACCCCGCCTTCTTCGGGATCTCGCCCCGCGAGGCCCTGGCCATGGATCCGCAGCACCGATTGCTGCTCGAAGTCGCCTGGGAAGCCTTCGAACACGCGGGGATCGATCCCGGCACGGTGCGCGCCACCCCCACTGGTGTGTACGCCGGACTCATGTACAGCGACTACGCCAGTCGTCTCGCCCGCACGCCGGAACGGGTGGAGGGCTACCTCGGTATCGGCAACGCGGGCAGCGTCGCCTCCGGCCGTATCGCCTACACCCTGGGCCTGGAGGGTCCTGCGGTCACCGTGGACACGGCGTGCTCGTCGTCCCTGGTGGCCCTGCACCTGGCAGCCCAGGCCCTGCGCAGGGGCGAGTGCTCGATGGCGCTCGCCGGAGGCGCCACCGTGATGTCGGCACCCCACTCCTTCGTCGAGTTCAGCAGGCAGCGCGCACTCGCCCCCGACGGCCGCTGCAAGGCGTTCGGGGCGGCGGCGGACGGCACCGGATGGGCCGAAGGCGCAGGAATGCTGCTCATGACCCGGCTCTCGGAGGCCCGGCGCGCCGGCCATCGGGTCCTGGCCGTGGTGCGCGGTTCCGCGGTGAACCAGGACGGCGCGAGCAACGGCCTGACCGCGCCGCACGGACCGGCCCAGCAACGGGTGATCCGCCAGGCTCTGGCGGACGCCGGCCTCGCGCCCGCGGACATCGACGCGGTGGAGGCCCATGGCACAGGCACCCGGCTCGGCGACGTGATCGAGGCGAAGGCCTTCCTGGAGGCGTACGGACCGGAGGCGGGCGGGCAGGAGGCGGGCGGGCAGGCCGGAACACGCGAACATCCGTTGTGGCTGGGCTCGGCGAAGTCCAACATCGGGCATACGCAGGCGGCGGCGGGCATGGCCGCCGTGATGAAGATGGTCCAGGCGATGGAGCACGGCGTACTGCCGCGTACGCTCCACGCCGAGCAGCCCAATCCCGGCGTGGACTGGTCCTCGGGCGCGGTCTCGCTGCTCACCCGTTCGAGGCCCTGGCCCCGGACCGGGCGGCCCCGGCGGGCGGGTGTGTCGTCCTTCGGGATCAGCGGGACCAACGCGCATGTGGTGATCGAGCAGCCGCCCGTGGAGAGGTCGGGTGCCGGTGCCCCGGGCCGGTCGGACAGCGGTACTACGGCCACTCAGGTGCCCGCTCGGTCGGTACCGGGGGCGGCCGTGTCGTTTCCGGTGTCGGCAAGGAGCGCCCCGGCGCTGCGGGCGCAGGCTCAGCGACTGCACGCCTACGTGGCCGAACGTCCCGGAACAGACCTGCTGGACCTCGGTTTCTCCCTGGCCACGACCCGCTCCCATTTCGAGCATCGCGCGGTGCCGGTCGCCCGTGACCGCGAAGAACTGCTCGCCTCGCTCGAAGCGTTGGCGGAGGGCCGCTACCGGCCGGGCCTGGCCACGAGCGGCCCCCGCCCGGCGGGCCCTGTCGTCTTCATGTTCACCGGGCAGGGCAGCCAGCGGACCGGCATGGGCCGGGAACTGTACGAGGCGCACCCCGTCTACGCCCGTTCCTTCGACGAGATATGCGCCCTGCTGGACCCGCTTCTGCCGGAGCCGCTGCGGGACGTGGTGTTCGCCGCCGAAACCGCCGAATCCGCCGATACCGCCGAGAACATCGAAGGTGACGGCACGGGAAGTGCCGAGTGTGTCGGCGGCTCGCGAGCGGGCGTGCTCGGCGGGCTCGGCGCGCTCCTGCACACAACGCGCTTCGCGCAGCCCGCACTCTTCGCTCTGGAGGTCTCCCTGTTCCGGCTGCTGGAGTCCTGGGGCGTACGCCCCGACATGGTGGCAGGGCACTCGGTCGGCGAACTGGCGGCGGCTCATGTCGCCGGGGTGCTGTCCCTCGCGGACGCCTGCACCTTGGTCGCGGCGCGGGGTCGGCTGATGGACGCCCTGCCAACCGGTGGGGCGATGGCGTCGGTTCAGGCCAACGAAAGCGAGGTCACCTCGTACCTGGCAGGCGGAGCGGACCGCACCCGAGGCGTGGACAGTGCCCCAAGGGTGGACATCTCAGCCGTGAACGGTCGCTCCGTCGTTGTCTCCGGGGACGAATCCGCAGTGCTGGAGGCCATCGCGTACTGGCGCGAACAAGGCCGCGAGACCACCCGGCTGCGGGTGAGCCACGCCTTCCACTCGGCGCACATGGAACCCATGATCGATGCCTTCGGCCTAGTCGCGCAGGGGATCACCTACTCCCCTCCGCAACTGCCCTTCGTCACCGCGGTGGTGGACCGGCCCGCGACCACCGAGGAGATCTGCTCGCCGCGGTACTGGGTGGACCACGTACGCCGACCGGTCCGATTCGCCGACTCGGTGCGGTACCTACGGGAGCGGGGGGCCACGCACTTCGTGGAGCTCGGCCCGAACAGCGTCCTCGCGGGTCTGGCGCGCGACTGTCTCTCCGGCCGCCGCCCGACGGCCACGGCGGACGAGGCCACGGCGAACGCGGCCACCGCCGACCCGGCGGCGGTGGCATCCGGCGACGGTACGGACGGCCCCGAACCGCTGGTCGTCCCGACGCTGCGCGGCCCGCGGCCGGAGGCAGCGGCACTGCTCGCCACCGTGGCCGCACTCCACGCCCACGGTGTGGACGTGGACTGGCGCGCGGTCTTCGCCGGACGCGGCGCACGGCACACGGCGCTGCCCACCTACGCGTTCCAGCGCGAGCGATACTGGCTCGAGGCCGACTCGGCCGGATCCGCTACGGCGGCCGACTCGTCGACATCCGCGGCTGAGCCCGGCCCCGAGCCCCACCCCTTCCTCCGGGCGGTGACGTCGACGGCGGACGACGACGGCCTGCTGCTGAGCGGCCGGCTGTCCCTGGGTGATCAGCCCTGGCTCGCCGACCACGCGGTGCTGGACACGGTGCTCCTGCCGGCGACGGCCTTCGTCGACATGGCGATCCACGCCGGGGACCGGACGGGTGCCTCCACACTGGAGGAACTGACGCTGACGGCGCCGCTCGTACTCTCCCCCGACGAGCCGGTCGAGCTCCAGGTGAAGGTGGCGCGAGCCGACGCGGAGGGGCGCCGGGCGGTGGTCTTCCACGCACGGACGCACGCTCCCGGTTACGACGACCGTCCCTGGACCCGCCACGCCTCCGGAGTCCTGACCCCTGCGGACTTCAGCCTTCCGGAACAGCGGGCTTCCACGGACTCACCCTCTCCATGGCCTCCGGCGGGCGCCGTACCGCTGCCGCTCGGCACCGAGGCGGGTATCGGCCTCTACGAGGGACTTGCGCACGGCGGGCTCCGTTACGGGCCGGCCTTCCAGGGCCTGCGGGCCGCTTGGCGCCTGGGGGACGACCTCCTCGCCGAGGTCGAACTCCCGGAGGGTGAACACGTAAACGCCGGCCTGTTCACTCTGCATCCGGCGCTGCTGGACTCGGCACTGCACACCCTGACGCTGGATCAGTATCAGTCCGTCCCGGAGGGCGACCGCGGCAGCGGAACCGGGGCGGGTTTGTCGCTCCCGTTCGCCTGGAGCGGTGTGCGGCTGCACGCGTCCGGCGCCCGCGCCCTGCGGGTGCGGGTGTCCCGGGCGAAGAGGGAAACGGAGGGGAAAGCGAAGGGAAAGAGTGTCCGGCTGGAACTGACCGACGAGGCCGGAGCCCCCGTGGCCACGGTGCACTCGCTCACCCTGCGGCCGCTCGCCCCCGAGCAGTTGAGCGGCGTACGCGCGCACAGCGACAGTCTGTTCCGCCTTGAGTGGACACCTCTGCCGGATTCCGCCGCCCCGGTGCCGACGCGGCCGGCGGGGCCGCCTCTGTACGGACTCCTCGGCGAACCGTCCCCAGAACTGAGCGGCGCACTCGCGCAATTGGGCATCCGGCCGACGGTCTACACGGACCCTGCTTCGGCGGCACCCGACGCACCGGCCGTCGTGATCGCCTGCCCACCGCTCACGAGGGTGGACGAACCTGACCGTGCGTCGGCCGCACACCGCGCAACCGGCTGGGCGCTGCGGCTCGTACAGAACTGGCTCGCCGAAGACCGACTCGCCAACTCACGTCTCGCCGTGCTCACTTCGGGCGCCGTCACCTCCGGCCTCGTTACCTCGGGCGTCATCACCCCCGGAGCCGATCCGGACGCGAGCATCACCAACGACGATGCCGCACTAGTCCATGCACCTGTGTGGGGGCTGCTCCGCTCGGCGCAGACCGAGAACCCGGGCCGCTTCTCGCTGATCGACATCGACGACCACCCCGAGTCCGCGGGCGCCTTGGCCCGAGCCCTGATGAGTACCGAGCCGCAGACGGCCATACGCCACGGTGTCGCGTACGTACCGAGACTGGTCCGCGCAACCCAGGCGGCAACGGCAACGCCGGTGACGGCGACCGCTGCGGCGGCCGATGGCGCACCGCGGCGGCTGCACCCGGATGGCACCGTCCTGGTGACCGGGGGCACCGGCTCCCTGGGCATGCTGTTCGCCCGTCACCTCGTGGTCGCACACGGCGTACGTCACCTGTTGCTCGTGGGACGGCGCGGAGCGGACGCGCCCGGTGCCGCCGAACTCGGCGCGGACCTCACCGGACTGGGCGCAGAGGTCACCTTCGCGGCCTGCGACGTCGCCGACCGCACGGCGCTCGCCGCCCTGCTCGCGAGCGTTCCGGAGGCACACCCACTGACCGGAGTGGTGCACACCGCGGGGGTCCTGGACGACGGAGTGGTGCCCGCGCTCACCCAGGAGCGGCTGGACCGCGTACTGCGGCCGAAGGTGGACGCGGGCCTGGCCCTGCACGAGTTGACCCGGAGCTGCGACCTGGCGGTGTTCGCCCTGTTCTCGTCGGTGGCCGGGGTGTTCGGCTCCGGTGGGCAGGGCAACTACGCGGCGGCGAACTCGTTCCTGGACGCGCTGGCACAGCACCGCAGGGTGCTCGGGCTGCCCGGCACCTCTCTCGCCTGGGGGCCATGGCAGCAGAGCGGCGGGATGACGGCCGGGCTCCGGGGCGCGGACCTGCGCAGGATGGCCCGTTCCGGTTTCCTCCCGCTGCGGACCGAGGAGGGCCTTTCGCTCTTCGACGCCGCCATCGAAGGACAGGAGGCGGCCCTGGTGGCCGCGCGTCTCGACCCGGCGGCAGCGGCGGCATCCGCGGACCCCGGGGCACCGCTCTCACGTGTACCGGGCCGAGGGCCCGTACGGAGGGCCTCCGCATCGCTGGCAGGGCCCGGCACCGGAGGTGAGGACTCCCTGCGCCGACGGCTGGCCGCCATGCCCGCGGTCGAACGCGGTGCGCTGCTCCTCTCGCAGGTCCGAGCGGAAGCCGCCCTGGCGCTCGGCCATGGCTCGGGGGATTGTGCGGTCGAGGCGGACCGCGCGCTGGCCGAGCTGGGCCTCGACTCACTGGCCGCGGTCGAGCTGCGCAACCGGCTCGCCGCGCTGACGGGCCTCGCCTTGCCTGCCACGCTCCTGTTCGACTACCCGACGCCGCGCGCCGTTGCCGCCCACTTGGATGAGCTCTGGTCCTTGAACACCCCTGAATCATCGGGCGCGTTGGCCGCACCACAGCGGCAGGAGGGTGCGTCGCTGAGTACTTCGGCTCCGAAGGCCACGAACGCCGCCGACTCCTTGTCCGCGCTCTTCCGTACGGCGTGCGCCCGTGGCAAGGCGTGGGACGGGATGGCCCTCCTGACGATAGCCGCACGTCTCCGTGAGGTGTTCGAAGACGCCGCGGTCCTTGGCTCGCCGCCCGCGGCCGTCACCCTTGCGACGGGGGGCTCCGGGACCCGCCTGATCTGTTTCCCCGCCCTCAGCGCACTGTCTGGGCCGCACGAATACACCCGATTGGGGTCGGCCCTCCAGGACCGGCGCCCGGTTTCGGTACTGCCGAACCCGGGCTTCCTGCCGGAGGAACTGTTGCCCGCCACACTCGATGCCTTCGTGGCGGCACAGGCCTCCGCCGTGCACGCGTGCGTCGGAGACGAGCCGTTCGTCCTGCTGGGGCGGTCGGCCGGCGGATGGGTGGCACACGCGGTCGCCGAGAAGCTTGAGAGCATGGGCCTGATTCCCTCCGCTGTCGTCCTGATCGACACCTATCCCGGCGCGGAAAGCAGTTCAGGAGGCCCCGGCGGCGACGGACCCGCGCTCTCGGCGATGACCGCAGGCATGCTGGAGAACGCCTCGCAGTTCGCCTCGGTCGAGACCGACCGGCTCACTGCGATGGCCGGCTACCTGGAGCTCTACGCCGGCTGGAAGCCGGCCTCCCTGTCGGCCCCCACCCTCTTCGTCCGGGCCGGAGACCGCCTGCCGGGCATCGAAGCAGCCGAACCATGGAACCTGCCGCACTTCGAGATCACCGTGCCCGGCGACCACTTCACCGTTCTTGAGGATCATTCCCGCACGACAGCGCTGGCCATCCACACCTGGCTCTCGGAGCACCTCCGAGTGGACGCCTCCTGA
- a CDS encoding 2OG-Fe dioxygenase family protein → MEEEACGTTARDAMTQLAYRSLSSTGVYLVAADDLLGCLEVDTGAWKRFASHWEDLGPDAYAAREGTLRLRRYGRFSLTRDGHVTPMPHVPFRQGEQSNPLYIDKDRHLAPLTEAFCAEPVLTALLSMLGRVAAGIVHAAEWSVNVHLFRVTALPGNTGEPTPEGRHRDGVTLVSSLLVARTNAAGGQSSVFTPRGRHLLTTTLRDPGALLLGDDRSTFHEVTPIHPLDAASPAQRDVLVTTLTAR, encoded by the coding sequence ATGGAAGAGGAAGCCTGCGGTACGACGGCGCGCGACGCGATGACGCAGCTCGCGTACCGTTCTCTGTCCTCGACGGGTGTGTACCTGGTGGCGGCGGACGACCTGCTGGGATGTCTGGAGGTGGATACCGGGGCCTGGAAGCGCTTCGCCAGCCACTGGGAGGACCTTGGACCTGACGCCTATGCGGCTCGCGAAGGTACCCTTCGCCTGCGCCGCTACGGCCGCTTCTCCCTCACACGGGACGGCCACGTCACACCAATGCCCCACGTCCCCTTCCGCCAGGGCGAACAGTCCAACCCCCTCTACATTGACAAGGACCGTCACCTCGCCCCCCTCACCGAGGCATTCTGCGCGGAGCCCGTCCTGACCGCACTGCTGTCCATGCTGGGCCGAGTGGCTGCCGGGATCGTACACGCGGCCGAGTGGAGCGTGAACGTCCACCTCTTCCGCGTGACGGCCCTACCGGGTAATACCGGAGAGCCGACGCCGGAGGGCAGGCACCGGGACGGGGTGACTCTTGTGTCCTCGCTGCTGGTAGCACGAACCAACGCGGCCGGTGGACAAAGCTCCGTCTTCACGCCGCGCGGCAGACACCTCCTGACCACCACACTCAGGGATCCAGGGGCCTTGCTCCTGGGAGACGACCGCAGCACTTTCCACGAAGTGACCCCGATCCACCCGCTGGACGCCGCCTCCCCAGCCCAGCGTGACGTACTGGTCACCACACTGACGGCCCGATGA
- a CDS encoding 2,3-diphosphoglycerate synthetase, producing MRLAADVSQSRSAPQAGDGPPKLRARAAPSAFSLREAGEHPVLALLAGGREKLGQRRLEVGVPVETPEDAEAGLAEALSRTGAGTVFDLSDAPVLSNARRCRMASIALWQRATYRGADFTFTPPPRPPVGGVPSVAVLGMGKRMGKTALTGHAARVWRDSGLSPVVVAMGRGGPSEPQVLGRGSELTPRVLLDWVARGRHAASDYVEGALFAGVPTVGTWRAGGGLAGATCFDDYRRALERALELAPGLLVLESSGCAVPPARTDAGLLVVGAETSPADLFGYFGLYRTLLADLIVLTKCEHDADRQHLAALETIVRETPSPPEVIRTVFRPRPLDGVAGKRVWFATTADPRYGPVLRQHLEDAHGAEVTGLSHALADRDRLRVDLDTQAARGAEVLAVELKAAAVDVVTQCATERDVEVVYVENRPVAPDGAAVDAPFLALSESALTRYRA from the coding sequence GTGAGACTGGCTGCTGACGTATCCCAGAGCCGATCCGCTCCGCAGGCGGGCGATGGACCGCCGAAGCTCCGGGCACGGGCTGCGCCATCGGCCTTTTCCCTTCGCGAGGCGGGAGAGCATCCCGTCCTTGCCCTGCTGGCCGGTGGCCGCGAGAAGCTCGGTCAGCGTCGGCTGGAGGTCGGAGTACCGGTCGAGACGCCGGAAGACGCCGAGGCCGGGCTCGCCGAGGCGCTCTCTCGAACCGGCGCCGGTACCGTCTTCGACCTGTCCGACGCCCCGGTCCTGAGCAACGCCCGCCGTTGCCGCATGGCCTCCATCGCCCTGTGGCAAAGAGCCACATACCGTGGAGCGGACTTCACGTTCACTCCGCCACCTCGCCCGCCGGTCGGAGGGGTGCCGTCCGTGGCAGTCCTGGGCATGGGCAAACGGATGGGCAAGACTGCACTGACTGGCCACGCGGCCCGCGTATGGCGTGACAGCGGTCTGTCTCCGGTAGTGGTCGCGATGGGGCGCGGAGGGCCGAGTGAACCTCAAGTCCTGGGGCGGGGGTCGGAGTTGACGCCACGCGTCCTGCTGGACTGGGTGGCACGGGGCCGGCACGCAGCCAGCGACTACGTCGAGGGCGCGCTGTTCGCGGGCGTGCCGACGGTGGGAACCTGGCGCGCGGGCGGTGGTCTTGCGGGGGCGACGTGCTTCGATGACTACCGGCGGGCTCTTGAGCGTGCCCTGGAGTTGGCCCCGGGGCTGCTCGTCCTGGAATCCAGCGGCTGTGCGGTACCGCCCGCCCGCACCGATGCCGGGCTACTGGTCGTCGGAGCCGAGACAAGCCCCGCGGACCTGTTCGGTTATTTCGGTCTGTACCGCACGCTGCTGGCCGACCTGATCGTGCTCACCAAGTGCGAGCACGATGCTGACAGGCAGCACCTCGCCGCGCTGGAAACCATCGTCCGGGAAACGCCCTCCCCACCCGAGGTCATCAGGACCGTCTTCCGCCCACGCCCGCTCGACGGCGTGGCAGGCAAGCGTGTGTGGTTCGCCACCACCGCCGACCCGCGGTACGGGCCTGTCCTGCGGCAGCATCTCGAAGACGCCCACGGGGCAGAGGTGACCGGCCTCAGCCACGCGCTCGCGGATCGCGACCGACTACGCGTCGACCTGGACACGCAGGCCGCCCGCGGCGCGGAGGTGCTGGCTGTGGAGTTGAAGGCGGCAGCCGTGGACGTGGTCACCCAGTGCGCGACCGAGCGCGATGTCGAGGTGGTGTACGTCGAGAACCGGCCCGTCGCACCCGATGGGGCGGCGGTCGACGCGCCCTTCCTCGCGCTGTCCGAGTCAGCCCTCACGCGGTACCGGGCATGA